From Ignavibacteriota bacterium, the proteins below share one genomic window:
- a CDS encoding carboxypeptidase-like regulatory domain-containing protein, protein MSPRYAMRHVVVLVLVALFAVAQVALGQGTGTIKGTVSDRTSKDKLPGANVIIKGTSSGASTNLDGFYTIKNAPAGVQTLTVAYVGYKSVSITVTVPAGGTLTQDFSLTATTIEGEEVLVTGQAQGQLQAINQQLSSDKIVSVVSEAKIQELPDFNAAQAISRLPGVSTIQSSGEASKVVIRGLAPQYNQVAVSGITLSATGSTQIGAASQGGTSGAISNDRSVDLTMITPYMIKTVEVYKSLTPDMNANAIGGYVNMQLREAPEGFRTDILAQSGYTAKSGKYGNYRFVAAASDRFLDGDLGVYVLANAESYDRNADNECGIFTPVQHRAGGWLPSGDRNERHAQPPSRDPQPVRREPDPRLPSAVRIIEDDQRPQPFVVGLQGLPADPGLSVPQYQLPVPAGTEQDRYGDELPRVRE, encoded by the coding sequence ATGTCTCCACGATACGCAATGCGGCACGTCGTGGTCCTCGTGCTGGTCGCTCTGTTCGCGGTCGCGCAGGTTGCCCTGGGTCAGGGCACGGGAACGATCAAGGGAACGGTCTCCGATAGGACCTCGAAGGATAAGCTGCCGGGTGCCAACGTCATCATCAAAGGGACGAGTTCCGGCGCATCCACGAACCTCGACGGGTTCTACACCATCAAGAATGCGCCGGCGGGTGTGCAAACGCTGACGGTGGCGTACGTGGGATACAAATCGGTGAGCATCACCGTGACGGTTCCGGCTGGTGGCACGCTCACGCAGGACTTCTCGCTCACTGCGACGACGATCGAAGGTGAGGAAGTGCTGGTGACCGGGCAGGCCCAGGGACAGTTGCAGGCGATCAACCAGCAGCTCTCGTCCGACAAGATCGTGAGCGTCGTGTCCGAAGCGAAGATCCAGGAACTGCCGGACTTCAACGCCGCGCAGGCGATCAGCCGCTTGCCGGGTGTGTCCACGATCCAGAGTTCGGGCGAGGCGAGTAAGGTCGTCATCCGTGGTCTGGCGCCGCAGTACAACCAGGTAGCCGTGAGCGGCATCACCCTCTCGGCAACGGGCAGCACCCAGATCGGTGCGGCATCCCAGGGCGGGACTTCCGGCGCGATCAGCAACGACCGGAGCGTCGACCTCACGATGATCACGCCGTACATGATCAAGACCGTGGAGGTCTACAAGTCGCTGACCCCCGACATGAACGCGAACGCGATCGGCGGCTACGTCAACATGCAATTGCGCGAAGCGCCGGAAGGGTTCCGGACGGACATCCTGGCCCAGTCCGGCTACACCGCCAAGAGCGGGAAATACGGCAACTATCGGTTCGTTGCCGCGGCGAGCGACAGATTCCTGGACGGCGATCTCGGCGTCTATGTGCTGGCGAACGCGGAAAGCTACGACCGCAACGCAGACAATGAGTGCGGCATATTCACCCCAGTCCAGCATCGTGCAGGCGGATGGCTTCCGTCCGGTGATCGTAACGAGCGTCACGCTCAACCGCCATCTCGAGACCCGCAACCGGTACGGCGGGAACCTGATCCTCGACTTCCGTCTGCCGTCCGGATCATTGAAGATGATCAACGTCCTCAGCCGTTTGTCGTCGGACTACAAGGACTACCAGCAGATCCTGGACTCTCAGTTCCACAATATCAACTTCCGGTACCGGCAGGGACTGAACAAGACCGATATGGCGATGAACTCCCTCGAGTACGAGAATGA
- a CDS encoding MFS transporter translates to MKEKVGYALGDTAANFIFQTMVMFQLVFYTDTFGITAAAAGTLLVVVRVWDAIFDPIMGVVADRTNTRWGKFRPWVLWTAVPFGIMGFLTVVTPDLSADGKLIYAYVTYIVLMMVYSANNLPYSALSGVMTGDLGERTSLSSYRFVFAMLAQLVIQGLALPMVTYFGAGDSARGYQFTMAIFSTLAVVFFFITFATTKERIQPAPDQKATVGQHFADLMKNGPWLAMFVLTLILFITLAMRGSVVLYYFKYYVGDDSYFSLFNVLGTTATIIGIFFSKGMAMRFGKRNVFIGGLLGTTVFTALFVFLPPAAVTLMIVTEVLRQFIYGFTIPLLWAMMADVADYSEWKNNRRATRIVFSAIVFALKAGLGFGGAITGYVLAAYGYVPNAVQSPEALNGILMTMSIYPAVTFALCAVILFFYKITRKLEVQMAEELTERRSHYGEATAPAGA, encoded by the coding sequence ATCAAAGAAAAGGTCGGCTACGCGCTGGGCGACACCGCGGCCAACTTCATCTTCCAGACGATGGTGATGTTCCAGCTCGTGTTCTATACGGACACGTTCGGTATCACGGCTGCAGCCGCGGGAACGCTGCTGGTGGTCGTGCGGGTGTGGGACGCCATCTTCGATCCGATCATGGGTGTGGTTGCCGACCGGACGAATACGCGGTGGGGCAAGTTCCGTCCATGGGTCCTCTGGACCGCCGTGCCGTTCGGCATCATGGGGTTCCTGACCGTCGTGACGCCGGACCTGTCGGCGGACGGCAAGCTGATCTATGCGTACGTCACCTACATCGTCCTGATGATGGTCTACTCCGCGAACAACCTGCCGTACTCGGCCCTGAGCGGGGTCATGACCGGCGATCTGGGTGAACGCACCAGCCTCTCTTCGTACCGTTTCGTCTTCGCCATGCTCGCACAACTCGTCATCCAGGGCCTAGCTCTGCCGATGGTCACCTACTTCGGGGCGGGGGACAGCGCCCGCGGCTATCAGTTCACCATGGCGATCTTCTCCACGCTCGCCGTGGTCTTCTTCTTCATCACCTTCGCAACGACGAAGGAGCGCATTCAGCCTGCGCCCGACCAGAAGGCGACGGTCGGCCAGCATTTTGCTGATCTCATGAAGAACGGCCCGTGGCTGGCGATGTTCGTGCTGACCCTCATCCTGTTCATCACCCTGGCGATGCGTGGCAGTGTGGTGCTGTACTACTTCAAGTACTATGTCGGCGACGACAGTTACTTCAGCCTTTTCAATGTCCTCGGTACCACCGCGACGATCATCGGGATCTTCTTCTCGAAGGGGATGGCGATGCGGTTCGGGAAGCGGAATGTGTTCATCGGGGGGTTGCTCGGCACCACCGTGTTCACAGCGCTGTTCGTTTTCCTGCCCCCGGCGGCGGTGACGCTGATGATCGTGACGGAGGTCCTCCGGCAGTTCATCTATGGTTTCACCATCCCGCTCCTCTGGGCGATGATGGCGGACGTGGCGGACTACTCCGAGTGGAAGAACAACCGCCGCGCCACGCGGATCGTGTTCTCTGCCATCGTGTTCGCCCTCAAGGCCGGACTGGGTTTCGGCGGCGCGATCACAGGCTATGTCCTTGCTGCCTATGGCTATGTGCCGAACGCGGTACAGTCGCCCGAGGCGCTCAACGGGATCCTCATGACGATGAGCATCTACCCGGCGGTGACGTTCGCGCTGTGTGCGGTGATCCTGTTCTTCTACAAGATCACCAGGAAGTTGGAAGTCCAGATGGCGGAGGAACTTACGGAACGCCGCAGCCATTACGGCGAAGCCACCGCCCCTGCGGGGGCATGA
- a CDS encoding sigma-70 family RNA polymerase sigma factor has translation MTPETNFSRDPVYIQKGDDDGEIIGRILSGDVGAFGILVDRYQKVVFNAALRFVQDSDEAEDVAQIVFVKVYEHLGTYDHRLKFFSWLYRITVNESLNHLRQRKPTERITDHASVSDAQDEAERADTARRIQDAIRMLSPDHQALIVLRHYEDLGYDEIAEVLAISEKKVKSRLFTARQILRDLLIKCGVQAP, from the coding sequence ATGACGCCTGAGACCAACTTTTCACGGGACCCCGTGTATATTCAGAAAGGGGATGACGACGGCGAGATCATCGGCCGCATCCTCTCGGGTGACGTCGGGGCGTTCGGGATACTTGTCGACCGCTACCAGAAGGTGGTCTTCAACGCGGCGCTCAGGTTCGTGCAGGACAGCGATGAAGCGGAGGATGTCGCCCAGATCGTCTTCGTCAAGGTCTATGAGCACCTCGGCACCTACGATCACCGCCTCAAGTTCTTCAGCTGGCTGTACCGGATCACGGTGAACGAAAGCCTGAATCACCTGCGCCAGCGAAAACCGACGGAACGGATTACCGATCATGCGTCTGTTTCCGATGCGCAGGATGAGGCGGAACGGGCCGATACCGCCCGGCGGATACAGGATGCGATCAGGATGTTGTCACCCGACCATCAGGCATTGATCGTCCTCAGGCATTACGAGGACCTTGGGTATGACGAGATCGCTGAGGTCCTTGCGATCTCGGAGAAGAAAGTGAAATCGCGGCTCTTTACAGCGCGGCAGATCCTCCGGGACCTGCTCATCAAATGCGGAGTGCAGGCACCATGA
- a CDS encoding STAS domain-containing protein, protein MFSITPADNGDVLLSGRFDAAQVDRADAVLGQLQSTTRIDFSGLEYISSAGLGCLLKAQKRLAQSGQGLVLIRMNKLVRDIFRMARLEVVFRIDDDA, encoded by the coding sequence ATGTTCTCGATCACACCAGCCGACAACGGGGACGTCCTCCTGTCCGGACGCTTTGATGCGGCGCAGGTCGACCGCGCCGATGCGGTCCTGGGACAGCTCCAGTCCACCACCCGGATCGATTTCTCGGGCCTTGAGTATATTTCCAGCGCCGGGCTCGGATGCCTTCTGAAAGCTCAGAAAAGGCTGGCACAGTCCGGCCAGGGACTCGTCCTGATACGGATGAACAAGCTCGTACGGGACATCTTTCGCATGGCCCGTCTTGAGGTCGTATTCCGGATCGACGATGACGCCTGA
- a CDS encoding ATP-binding protein → MQRDFKKAVSSLSEIFAFIDEHVAGTGISPAGVYAMYFVVEELFTNMVKYATASAEDVTIGVTIDGPRLTIQLTDHNVDPFDPANAPRVDPSTPLQERRIGGLGIQLVQQMVDDLKYSYADRCSTITITKTLEP, encoded by the coding sequence ATGCAGCGAGACTTCAAAAAGGCCGTTTCCTCCCTCAGCGAGATCTTCGCCTTTATAGATGAGCATGTCGCGGGCACCGGGATCTCGCCGGCCGGGGTGTATGCCATGTACTTCGTCGTCGAAGAACTCTTCACGAATATGGTGAAGTACGCGACGGCGTCTGCCGAGGACGTGACCATCGGTGTGACGATCGACGGCCCGCGACTGACGATCCAGCTGACCGATCACAACGTGGATCCTTTCGATCCGGCCAATGCCCCGAGGGTTGACCCCTCGACGCCGCTTCAGGAACGCAGGATCGGGGGACTCGGGATCCAGCTTGTGCAACAGATGGTCGACGACCTGAAGTACAGTTACGCCGACCGGTGCAGCACCATTACGATAACCAAGACCCTGGAGCCCTAG
- a CDS encoding response regulator transcription factor, with amino-acid sequence MPIRVAIIEDNLDFRMGTSLILRSSSGFQVAGEFASAEAFFAASDSIDPDVVLMDISLPGMSGIEATRLLREKHPRFQIIVLTVHQDDDNVFRALCAGAIGYVTKPVLPATLLEAVENAFGGGTPMSPNIARRVLTMFTEFRPPEKVDHQLTNREVAVLERLVEGDDYQQIADVLFISVYTVRAHLRNIYDKLHVHSKSQAVARALQDHIVPRR; translated from the coding sequence ATGCCGATCCGTGTAGCGATCATCGAAGACAACCTCGATTTCCGAATGGGGACATCGCTGATCCTCCGATCCTCCTCCGGATTCCAGGTGGCCGGGGAATTCGCCAGCGCCGAAGCGTTCTTCGCCGCATCCGACTCCATTGACCCCGACGTCGTGCTGATGGATATCAGCCTGCCGGGGATGTCCGGCATCGAGGCCACGCGCCTTCTTCGTGAAAAACATCCGCGGTTCCAGATCATCGTCCTCACCGTGCATCAGGACGATGACAACGTGTTCCGTGCGCTCTGTGCGGGGGCGATCGGTTACGTGACGAAGCCTGTACTCCCCGCCACCCTGCTCGAGGCAGTGGAGAATGCCTTCGGCGGCGGTACGCCGATGTCACCCAACATCGCCCGCCGCGTCCTGACCATGTTCACGGAGTTCAGGCCACCGGAGAAGGTGGACCATCAGCTCACCAACCGCGAGGTCGCAGTCCTCGAACGCCTCGTCGAAGGCGATGACTATCAGCAGATCGCAGACGTCCTGTTCATCAGCGTCTACACCGTGCGCGCCCATCTCCGGAATATCTACGATAAGCTCCACGTTCATTCGAAGTCGCAGGCGGTGGCACGCGCGCTCCAGGACCATATCGTTCCCCGCAGGTAG
- a CDS encoding T9SS type A sorting domain-containing protein yields MDSLLFAATSQGVYVTSDAGSSWSVRSTGMTAADVRSLCVVGSKLLAGTVYGGVFMSTDKGANWSARNTSLNPNIVYALLLSGSTVVAGSSAYGVWVSRSDTIKWSTAGTGFTLGPTVNALASDGQHLYAGIEGQGVWRRALSEVLLDVNDGERTTPLQYTLEQNFPNPFNPSTTIRFSLPVRSSVRIIAYSMLGQEVATIFNGTLDAGIHSVPFDGSRLSSGVYFCRMQSGAFQSARSMLLVR; encoded by the coding sequence ATGGATTCCCTCCTGTTCGCGGCCACCAGCCAGGGCGTCTACGTGACATCAGATGCCGGATCGAGCTGGTCAGTGCGCAGCACGGGAATGACCGCAGCGGATGTGCGTTCGTTGTGTGTGGTCGGCTCAAAACTTCTTGCTGGAACGGTCTACGGCGGGGTGTTCATGAGCACCGACAAGGGGGCAAATTGGTCCGCACGAAACACGAGCCTCAACCCGAATATCGTGTACGCACTGCTTCTGAGCGGTTCGACCGTCGTGGCGGGTAGTTCCGCCTATGGCGTCTGGGTTTCCCGGAGCGACACCATCAAGTGGTCCACGGCCGGCACCGGTTTCACGCTTGGCCCTACGGTCAATGCTCTTGCCTCAGATGGCCAGCACCTCTATGCTGGGATCGAAGGCCAGGGCGTCTGGCGGAGGGCATTGTCAGAGGTTCTCCTCGATGTGAATGACGGTGAGAGGACAACTCCGTTGCAGTATACTCTCGAGCAGAACTTTCCCAATCCCTTTAACCCATCCACAACGATCCGATTCTCGCTTCCGGTCCGGTCGTCCGTGCGCATCATCGCGTACAGCATGCTCGGCCAGGAGGTTGCAACGATCTTCAACGGGACGCTGGATGCCGGGATCCACTCCGTGCCGTTCGATGGAAGTCGCCTTTCATCCGGTGTGTACTTCTGTCGGATGCAGTCGGGCGCGTTCCAGTCGGCCAGGAGCATGCTGCTCGTCAGATAG
- a CDS encoding alpha-L-fucosidase — MKYVVALLSMLLLSTALSQEPDSIKERRMRWFEDAKLGIFIHWGIYAVNGIDESWSFYNGYLTYDEYMKQLKGFTASKYDPAAWARLIKESGARYAVLTSKHHDGVALYDTRQNDLSVVKKTPAARDLVTPFCAALRKEDLKVGLYFSHLDWSHPDYPHFTRTQKRYETDSVRWQRFLTFQRRQIEEVATTFHPDLLWFDGDWDYSAEQWDAKAMRARIASWLPNVIVNSRINGYGDYATPEQGVPIATPKSRWWELCMTINDSWGYQGNDRNFKTPNQIIRIFVDCIAMGGNLLLDIGPKEDGTIPQEEVQVLKELGRWSKKHEDAVYGTVAGIPKEYFYGPTALSKDRTTLYLYVDGKPNGPLLIKGLKNKINRVWVVGNGTKLSAKVMMKMYWSQIPGLVYIDVPDQVLDPQVTVIAVLLDGPVDLFHEQ; from the coding sequence ATGAAGTACGTTGTCGCTCTGCTCTCCATGCTCCTTCTGAGCACCGCACTCAGCCAGGAACCCGATTCCATCAAAGAACGGCGCATGCGTTGGTTCGAGGATGCCAAGCTCGGCATCTTCATCCACTGGGGCATCTACGCCGTCAATGGCATCGATGAATCATGGTCCTTTTATAACGGCTATCTGACGTACGACGAGTATATGAAGCAGCTCAAGGGCTTCACGGCATCAAAGTACGACCCGGCCGCCTGGGCCCGCCTCATTAAAGAGAGCGGTGCACGGTACGCCGTGCTCACGAGCAAGCATCACGACGGCGTCGCGCTGTACGATACGCGGCAGAACGATCTGAGCGTGGTAAAGAAGACCCCCGCTGCCCGCGACCTTGTCACCCCGTTCTGCGCTGCTCTCCGGAAGGAAGATCTGAAGGTGGGGCTGTACTTCTCCCATCTCGACTGGTCGCACCCCGACTACCCGCATTTCACGCGGACGCAAAAGCGTTATGAGACCGACTCTGTCCGCTGGCAACGGTTCCTGACCTTCCAGCGGCGCCAGATCGAGGAAGTGGCGACGACGTTCCATCCCGATCTCCTCTGGTTCGACGGCGATTGGGATTACTCCGCCGAACAGTGGGATGCGAAGGCTATGCGCGCCCGCATCGCATCGTGGCTCCCCAATGTGATCGTCAACTCCCGCATCAATGGCTACGGCGATTACGCAACGCCCGAACAGGGTGTGCCCATCGCGACTCCGAAGAGCCGGTGGTGGGAACTCTGCATGACCATCAACGATTCGTGGGGGTATCAGGGGAACGATCGCAACTTCAAGACCCCGAACCAGATCATCCGCATCTTCGTTGACTGCATAGCGATGGGCGGGAACCTGCTCCTCGACATCGGTCCGAAGGAGGATGGAACGATCCCTCAGGAAGAAGTGCAAGTCCTGAAAGAGCTCGGCCGCTGGTCGAAGAAGCATGAGGACGCGGTGTATGGCACCGTTGCCGGGATCCCGAAAGAGTATTTCTACGGTCCGACCGCTCTCTCCAAAGACCGCACAACGCTCTATCTCTATGTTGACGGGAAGCCCAATGGGCCGCTCCTCATCAAAGGGTTGAAGAACAAGATCAACCGTGTCTGGGTCGTGGGGAACGGCACCAAGCTGAGCGCGAAGGTGATGATGAAGATGTACTGGAGCCAGATCCCCGGCCTCGTCTACATCGATGTCCCCGACCAGGTCCTCGATCCCCAGGTCACGGTGATCGCCGTTCTCCTCGATGGGCCCGTGGATCTTTTCCACGAACAGTGA
- a CDS encoding T9SS type A sorting domain-containing protein: MRTFGSVLLVVLFLVAGTAQSQIIFSETFDYSKMGGLVDCSLMNLTSPYAPLANQSIGSPTWVTATTSAFKAPVLVDSAALTYTGYALSGMGRRIYLPSSDSSRQSARRQFVAQSGKVYYAMLVRLKEIFQLGTPYNGTVVDISKQDLNGTTIACVNSSTSSSGIRGLLVFNRADTVGGANAGKYVAGVSYKRDDVATTFSTKLLDTLQTYLMVVCTDVAGTTTKLWINPSLTGTEPTPDAICINTGGADAISLQYFTIYQRSEGPSGWISGLRVGAGWDAVSNISPLPLTETFTYTSGALCDVSATLNTTSTYFPVAANNVSGGVWLNGSTSKHDDPLLVKDTALTYAGYALSGQGKKVWCPNLAGNTSNNRASRLFTPQTGKVYYAAMVNLPTIADLSSSTSSGGEYLLGLYTNASFSTAAGRSVVTFRLSPTTGKYIIGIRASSTSVAGWVTAKDLDTTVTQLVVVSYELATATAQIWVNPVVGAVEPAPDATSNLGTTDTNTDLGRIGIYQRGTKPHAYVGGITVQTTWPVGPATSVTPTTLEKPTTLALLGNYPNPFNPSTKISFTVARAARARLTVYNVLGQQVATLFDQDAATGMQYEVSFDGIGLASGLYLARLESDGNQVMHKMLLMK, translated from the coding sequence ATGCGAACCTTTGGTAGCGTTCTCCTCGTAGTACTCTTTCTTGTTGCCGGTACCGCCCAGTCCCAGATCATCTTTTCCGAGACCTTCGATTACAGCAAGATGGGCGGACTTGTGGATTGCTCGCTGATGAATCTGACCTCGCCGTATGCTCCCCTGGCGAACCAGAGCATCGGTTCACCCACCTGGGTCACCGCCACCACATCGGCCTTCAAGGCTCCTGTGCTCGTGGATTCCGCCGCGCTGACCTATACCGGGTACGCGCTTTCCGGCATGGGCCGGAGGATCTATCTCCCCTCCTCCGACTCCTCACGCCAGAGTGCACGCCGCCAGTTCGTGGCGCAGTCGGGCAAAGTCTATTACGCGATGCTCGTCCGGCTGAAGGAGATCTTCCAGCTTGGCACGCCCTACAACGGCACCGTCGTCGACATCAGCAAGCAGGACCTGAACGGAACGACGATCGCCTGTGTGAACAGCAGCACGTCGAGTTCCGGGATCCGCGGCCTCCTTGTCTTCAACCGGGCCGACACCGTTGGCGGTGCGAACGCGGGCAAGTACGTCGCGGGCGTGAGCTATAAGCGCGACGATGTTGCTACCACCTTTTCGACAAAGCTTCTGGACACCCTGCAAACCTACCTTATGGTCGTCTGCACGGATGTGGCGGGCACGACGACGAAACTCTGGATCAACCCGTCGCTCACCGGCACCGAACCCACACCCGATGCCATCTGCATCAACACCGGTGGAGCAGATGCCATCTCCCTTCAGTATTTCACGATCTACCAGCGTTCGGAAGGCCCCTCGGGCTGGATCAGTGGGCTGCGCGTCGGCGCCGGCTGGGATGCGGTCAGCAACATCTCGCCCCTCCCGCTCACCGAGACCTTCACCTACACCTCCGGTGCTCTCTGCGATGTGTCCGCAACCCTGAACACGACCTCCACGTACTTCCCGGTCGCGGCGAACAACGTCAGCGGCGGAGTCTGGCTCAATGGCAGCACAAGCAAGCACGACGATCCGCTCCTTGTCAAAGATACCGCTCTCACGTACGCCGGCTACGCTCTCTCCGGCCAGGGCAAGAAGGTCTGGTGCCCGAACCTCGCGGGGAACACCAGCAACAACCGCGCCTCACGCCTGTTCACCCCCCAGACGGGCAAAGTGTACTATGCCGCCATGGTGAATCTGCCTACGATCGCCGACCTCTCTTCCAGCACCTCGAGCGGCGGCGAATACCTCCTGGGCCTCTATACCAATGCATCCTTCTCCACAGCCGCAGGCCGCAGCGTGGTCACCTTCCGCCTGTCGCCCACGACGGGCAAGTACATCATCGGCATCCGTGCCAGCAGCACGTCCGTGGCCGGATGGGTGACCGCCAAGGACCTCGACACGACCGTCACACAGCTGGTCGTGGTGAGCTACGAGCTTGCAACGGCAACCGCCCAGATTTGGGTCAACCCCGTCGTCGGCGCAGTGGAACCCGCACCGGATGCAACGTCCAACCTGGGCACGACGGACACCAACACGGACCTCGGCAGGATCGGGATCTATCAGCGCGGAACCAAGCCGCATGCGTATGTCGGAGGCATCACGGTGCAGACCACCTGGCCGGTCGGACCCGCCACCAGCGTCACCCCGACCACGCTCGAGAAACCGACCACACTGGCGCTCCTCGGGAATTACCCGAACCCCTTCAATCCGTCGACGAAGATCTCCTTCACCGTGGCCCGGGCCGCCCGCGCAAGGCTGACAGTGTACAACGTTCTCGGACAGCAGGTGGCGACACTCTTCGATCAGGATGCCGCAACAGGCATGCAGTATGAAGTATCGTTCGATGGCATCGGACTCGCCTCGGGCCTCTACCTCGCCCGCCTCGAATCCGACGGCAACCAGGTCATGCACAAGATGCTGCTGATGAAGTAA
- a CDS encoding metallophosphoesterase family protein produces the protein MRMLRGLCSLAVIIAAAAAVALAGADVPQRVILNLTATPATSMAVTWRTLEHHDSAAAEFTEATPGPAFAKSARKVGAVTTALAGKKDVVYTQCSVVLSGLAPQTTYIYRVGHDSVWSEWNQFTTAGAGADPFSFVFFGDPQDDLLEHVSRSFREAFRRAGEAKFWVFSGDLTTDPEEKLWEEWFGAAGFIPRVMPMIMVPGNHDHASIRKANGKKERTKELPLWRPQFTLPENGVAGLEETSYFIDYQGVRFLMLDGNDKLKEQAAWVDSVLVDNPSRWTVAVFHQPFYSSGRNRDERDTRNAFQEVFERHGVDLALQGHDHTYARSKKLFGGVPVAPDAKGIVYVVSSCGPKNYVLQPLYKDLMEKMGENLQLFQVITVDGGTLKYKALTVDGVLYDSFELHKK, from the coding sequence ATGAGGATGCTGAGAGGACTATGTTCATTGGCGGTCATCATCGCGGCGGCTGCCGCCGTCGCGCTGGCGGGAGCAGACGTTCCGCAGCGCGTGATCCTGAATCTGACGGCGACGCCTGCTACGAGCATGGCGGTCACCTGGCGGACACTGGAACATCATGATTCCGCTGCGGCGGAATTTACGGAGGCAACCCCCGGACCTGCATTCGCGAAGTCGGCGCGCAAGGTCGGGGCAGTCACCACGGCGCTTGCGGGAAAGAAGGATGTTGTGTACACGCAGTGCTCCGTCGTGTTGTCGGGCCTCGCCCCGCAGACCACCTATATCTACAGGGTCGGTCACGACAGCGTCTGGTCGGAATGGAACCAGTTCACGACGGCGGGTGCCGGTGCGGATCCATTCTCCTTCGTCTTCTTCGGCGATCCCCAGGATGATCTCCTGGAGCACGTGAGCCGGTCGTTCCGCGAAGCATTCCGCCGTGCCGGTGAAGCGAAGTTCTGGGTGTTCAGCGGTGATCTCACCACGGACCCGGAAGAGAAGCTCTGGGAGGAGTGGTTCGGGGCCGCGGGGTTCATTCCACGCGTGATGCCCATGATCATGGTGCCCGGGAATCATGACCATGCCTCCATCCGGAAGGCGAATGGCAAGAAAGAACGTACAAAGGAACTTCCCCTGTGGCGTCCACAGTTTACGCTGCCCGAGAACGGCGTTGCCGGACTCGAGGAGACGTCATATTTCATCGACTACCAGGGTGTACGATTCCTGATGTTGGACGGCAATGACAAACTGAAGGAACAGGCGGCGTGGGTGGACAGCGTGCTGGTGGACAATCCGAGCCGTTGGACGGTGGCAGTGTTCCATCAACCCTTCTATTCGTCGGGCCGGAACCGCGATGAGCGGGATACCCGGAATGCCTTCCAGGAGGTATTCGAGCGGCACGGCGTGGATCTGGCCCTGCAGGGCCACGACCATACGTATGCGCGGAGCAAGAAACTGTTCGGTGGTGTTCCCGTTGCCCCGGATGCGAAGGGCATTGTCTATGTCGTATCATCATGCGGTCCCAAGAATTACGTCCTCCAGCCGCTGTACAAGGACCTGATGGAGAAGATGGGAGAGAACCTGCAGTTGTTCCAGGTGATCACTGTGGATGGAGGGACGTTGAAGTACAAGGCGCTGACCGTGGACGGTGTGCTGTACGACAGCTTCGAGCTGCACAAGAAGTAG